The following proteins come from a genomic window of Trifolium pratense cultivar HEN17-A07 linkage group LG4, ARS_RC_1.1, whole genome shotgun sequence:
- the LOC123920880 gene encoding uncharacterized protein LOC123920880: KSEDSESMLSSENIALDEKTLEEELQNAIAEENYAKAAEIRDTLKSLHKDSKTEVLGANNKFYNSFRNGDLAAMQAMWAKRDEVCCVHPGLKGISGYDDVIESWNFVWANYEFPSLMN, encoded by the coding sequence AAAAGCGAAGACTCAGAGAGTATGTTGAGTAGCGAGAACATTGCATTAGATGAAAAAACTTTAGAGGAGGAGTTACAGAATGCAATTGCTGAGGAGAATTATGCTAAAGCGGCAGAAATAAGAGATACTCTAAAAAGCCTTCATAAAGATAGCAAGACAGAAGTGCTTGGAGCAAACAACAAGTTTTATAATTCATTCAGGAATGGTGACCTTGCAGCTATGCAAGCAATGTGGGCGAAAAGGGACGAGGTATGCTGTGTTCATCCTGGTTTGAAAGGAATTTCCGGTTACGATGATGTTATTGAGAGCTGGAATTTTGTATGGGCTAACTATGAATTTCCCTCTCTGATGAACTAA
- the LOC123923800 gene encoding RNA-binding KH domain-containing protein RCF3-like yields MQNPLTVKLFTECQITGNFNAVKKVLLAVSNCLQDNVGNSGSFKSISGAPVEPYPQRGPHPPDHHHLRGYSSFSGSESAGPAHRMFVEEEVVYKMLCQQDKVGSLIGKGGSVVQALQNETGALYKLNS; encoded by the exons ATGCAGAATCCATTGACAGTGAAATTATTCACTGAATGTCAG ATAACAGGAAATTTTAATGCCGTAAAGAAAGTGCTTCTCGCAGTTTCAAATTGTCTTCAGGATAATGTAGGCAATTCTGGTTCTTTTAAATCTATTAGTGGTGCTCCGGTTGAACCTTATCCTCAACGGGGTCCCCATCCTCCTGATCATCATCATCTCAGAGGTTATTCTTCTTTTTCGGGTTCTGAGAGCGCTGGACCTGCTCATAGAATGTTTGTGGAAGAAGAGGTGGTCTATAAGATGTTGTGTCAGCAAGATAAAGTTGGCAGTCTTATTGGGAAAGGTGGTTCTGTGGTGCAGGCTTTACAGAACGAAACCGGTGCTCtatacaaattaaatagttGA